The stretch of DNA ttgttactctcacttctccttcttcttcttcttcttctttcagctcctcccgttaggatcatctttttccatattactctcactgcatcactcggagtatttatatcactgtatctgagtgtgaatcacagcagcagctgatcggaaagagaattatcggtatacagtttcatggacacgctgtctcagccactgtaaaacgttttaaagcctttcctgtacagacctcgcggtttagaaacagtttcatcccaagaactttaaatgcactcaatcaattgcaccttgtggaACTgtatgtacttataaatacaatcaccccactgtaaacttgcactatagttataatatcgtacaacctaagccactttataaagcttgtatttacatatgatgacgatatcatttttaaggtgaaatgcagcaaaatatgtttattaaattatacagataaaactttaacttcatttaaataatctatattcttcactgggagtgttgtgaaggattgaataattaaacatgtactacgaagatatttcaatgttccttaaacgttttgaacaaTCGGCTctaagcttacatatggcttaactactattacagagctgattgtgtggcgatcggttacttggggaaagaaaagcactgactgcagtgacggctacgccaatatatattgaatataaaacagaaagagaaaataacaaaacagctgaaaacgcagcgacaaatttcggcaaaagttaaatgcttgtgtcatgagcacgaggcggctatgcagtgtctgcaatggacgtggccatccaccgtgcataagctactgacattggcgggcaaaggagccaccggtTCTtcctgcccagtgccaccacaagcctagagccgcccctaataaataataataataataaattatttcatcgaagtgaaaaacatgtttaataacgtgctttaactcctatcatcatgaaaatgatatcacgtatacatctcagtattttagttattcagagggctgtaatatcacgaatgtaatggattctgtgtccagttggaggaatagagccggtttaagaagcaagtagtgattcacacacataggcacatagaagatcaaatacaaaacaaagcatttaacgtgctactttaattatgatgtgatttgagaaactggttaattaaacgattttaagatgaagtttatgatgttctactttaatgacaaaataaactacgtgattaaagtggaaatgtcgagattgaagttgacatttcgtgctttttcccactgtgtgcctttttctctgtaccctaataagctttcataagacacttagacagtgggctacaactcggcttttcacggcgactttgatatgtgacttcttttttatttccagcactgtgcgattttgtgaacgtgagcttttaagtttctccaacatgctatgtcactcgatcaacttccttttgttgattatatcacggtttatttcaacaaatagtatgtttttcctttgcctccacttggtattcactgaaattcttatattttcccccgtgcttttcccattgtcttttcaaagaaggctgagcttaagggcgatttatattgatttgcatattcaaagaggcgtaattctgggaggagttggggcgttacataaagcgcgtgcatgagcgttacttttcatgctgatcgggatttatgtagcagaagaacgtggaagttggagtacgcacagattcctgcatctggatttttctgtgcgtaagcacatttcggcttttgtgcttacgccatgttatagtgcgagttctacgcacggcgttatacatgaggcccctggtgttatatttatagtctgatgtgtacagagtgaagacaaaaggtgtcaggcctgtttcttgtggtgctccagtgttgctcacatttgtATCAGACTCAGTCCTTGAgtttcacaaactgtggtctgacCTAcagagtccattatccaggacaacataggctcatccatctgcataCCTCTGAGTTTACCCTGTAAAAGAGAtgactggatggtactgaaggcactggggaaatcaaaaaacataatccttaccgtgctgccagctttgtccagttgagagtaagccttgtggagcagatagagagttgtatcctccactccagtctttgtccaataggcaaactgcagtcgGTAAAGATGTCTGCCACAGGAGGAGTCGTATGAATCATTCCTCATTGATCTAGAGGGATGTTACTGAActgtattgtatttctttttgaacTACATTATGATAACATTGCCATGTTGTGAACAAATCATAACTAAGACAAATCAGGCTATTGATATgcagtaaaacattaataaaattaaatcagtGGTGTTCACTGCAGGTATGGTCACCATGAACTCTTTATGACAGTCTGGGTAATCAATGAAAGTCTACTGTGTTCTAATTGTATAGCAGTAGCGATCTCCCTTATGCCTTTGGTAGGAAGAGGAGGTTGGCGTCTTCAAGTCCACCCAGCCAGATGTTAATATCCATCAACACCCCCACATGTTTATGGCTCaataaacatgtttaatttcTGTGACTCTGTTTATGCCATTATTTGGCTTATCTGACTGTGATCATCACCTGATAATAACTTCCTTCCTCAAGTCGCCCTTCATAGGATAAAAGGTGATTTACCTTCATTAGCATTCTTGATGTTTGagtcattttatgtttttatatgacTCATTTATTTTCTCTCAACAATGACTTGCAACCTGTAGTGTGGAAAGGCCCTGTACTTATGCAGTTCTGAAATAACACCATTGATTAAAAAGGTCTAAGAAGATTAACTCAGTGTAGTGTGCATGACTTATCAAAAACAATGTGAAGACAGTAAAAATGAAATcatctaaaataaaatttaaagtgtgCATTTTGTAAATGAACAGACTTGTTGAACAAAATACATAAAGATACATTCCAAACAAAGCATCAGTACCTATACTTCCTCAGTTTCACATTACCTCCAGATGTCACAGCCAGTAATGAATTACTTTGAATGAAAATGTCATAAACTCAAAATTCTGAAGTTGGCTTTCTTCAGAATCATTCAAAACGTATAACTTTTGCATTGCTGTCCAAGGAATGTCTGCTTACACATGTCTGAAGTCAGCGACATGCACTGGTGGAGAATATTTAAAGAGGCTTGTAGCTCACTGTACCAATGTCTTTTTAGAATGATGAAGTCAAAAAGCTGCTTTACATGccaaatatgtactgtattatataaaacCTGAATGATGGGCTCAATTTAATCTCATTGTGTCGTTACAATAATAGCCAAAAGCTTAACATTctatagggcagcatggtggtgctactgcctcgcagtaaggagaccagggtttgcatcctgaGTCCTCCTTTTATGgactttgtatgttctctctttgtctgcatgggtttcctccgacagtccaatgacatgcaggttaggcgaatTGGTTATCCTAAACTGGCCcatgtgtgtgggtgtttgccctgcgatggactggcacctggtccagggtctgttcctgtcttgcaccctatgctagctgggataggcaccagcacACCTCCATAACTCTGTTTAGGACATAAGAGgattagaaaatggctgacttgGATTCTTTATGTTTGTCTCAAATAAAATATGGAACTGGCACAATGTATATCAAAATCACTAGCATGCTTGCATTAGATAATCATTTTAATTGGATTGTTAAAATCTTAGCAAACTAAGGGATTGATGGTAagaatgttatttttgaatatatcaCCCGCTTCTAATCAAagctaaacaaaagaaaaggaaagtgaGAAACTTGAGTATGCAAaacaaataatgaagaaaaatagtaTAACATCCGAAATACTTTTGAGCAGCATTGTAAACAGGGAACTGctataataatgaaaaagaaaatatcaaacaaggaacaataaaaagaaaagagacttacaattataaatagaaaaaaacagatgttAAACTCAAAATTTATTATCTAAAACAAATTCAACATGATATATTTAAGTTGACCATatgcttacaaaaataaatatccaGTTCAAGCAATAGCACAATGGGGGTTTATGCAGGGGTGTGAAAGGCTGTATAAAGCATGTAAAAAACTACATACATacggtactgtatatactgtacagtgcctAGAAAAATATTCAACCTtcttagaagttttcacatttaattgtaCTACAACATTGAACCACAGGGAGTTTCATCTGGCTTTGTTTAACACTcagaacagatctctgcaaagtggtctataataattgtgtataaaacacaaaataattcatcagTAATTATTCATCACTTTTAGTGTAACACACtcaaatcatcactggtgcagccaaatGATTTTAGAAGTCCCAGAATTACTTCAATGGGGACCACCAGTTTTAATTGATTGTGGTATAAATGCACCTTACATGGAAGGCCCAGCTTGTGCTGAGTCAACATTGTGGCTGAACCAAAACAAACAAGATGCAAGAACACTTCAAGGAACTCCATGAAAATGTGATGGATAAGGACAAGTGAGGGGACAtgaaacaagaaaatatccaagtcattgAATATCCTCGGCAGTCCAATTAAATTAGCCATGAAGAAATGGAAGGagtgtggcacagctgtaaatctccTGGAACAGGCTGCCAACAAAAGAGAGAGGCCACCAAGAGCCATAGGCGAACTCTAAAGGAGTCACAAGCTACAGCTGCCAGGACTTTAGAGTCTGTGAAAACAACATCTCTTGATCCGGTACTTGACTAGTCgcagctttatggaagagtgacGAGGAGGAAGCCACTGttaagaaaacacacacatacaatctCAGCAGAAAACACATGGAAGACTCtcaagtcagctggaagaaggttcaatggtgtgatgagactaaaattgtGCATTTTGGTCATCATTCTAACTGCTCTGTTTGGGATAAGCCAAACAATACACATTACAGTAAAGCTTTGATtatctgtcacttgattaacCTCCATTAGCCATCAGGGCCAAcacgaaaaaaataaataaaataaaccattgCACACTGTTGTGCAGTAAACTGTGAGCTTTGCACACTGGAATAACTCTGCCTTGTGTTAGCACAtagtgttcttccccagcaccacagtgtcagttacataccttcagctttaatagtatttcattacttttctcttttgttataattaatctgcAATACATTGTTATGGCCAATAAACGTATacgtgtggtgttggaattgtcacaaaaactgaaattattaaacatttaccaAATGGTAAAAGTGTTTCGAGTATTGCTTTAATTGATTGAGTAGGAAGAACAGTGAATGATATAAAGCGTGAtgccgacaaaattgaaaaatacatcaaaaatggaaaccactgacagtaatgttattctgtattaatgttaatgttcttctgtgtggtaatgttctttttaaattctgttatattatgtttttttaatatattgtgacgtgcAGGCAGCATGTTGATGTGCAGTAAGGaagcagaaagggtggaatgaatgctgtaagtgatgggaccGGGTGAAGGATTTCTGTTCTCTGAAGGGCAGAGATGTCTGTTAGGAGATGTGTGGCAGGAGAAGCGAGGAGGAAAAGGAAGGTGCGGCGGAGGGAAGTTTTGAGTTTTTTGACGAATGGGGGAGAACTGcaatgtccagatgtgcaaagctgatagagaactGCGCACACAgcctcaaggctgtcatggctgccaaaggcacacaagtccatcacaaggcccactACTGTATGCACCTGCACTTACACAGAGCAAAGTTTCAATTACCTCTTaaactaaaacacatttttttagacGTTCGACCACATTAACCAGGAGTTATTCACATTTTAAGCTAAATATTGACTTGAAAGGGGGTGAAAACTTATGATgttgattattttatgttttttatattaaattatttacattgctttatgttactttgcagagatctgttttcacatccttttctgttcatcagtgactaaaaagacaaattaaatccattgtgattcaatgttgcataacaataaaatgtgaaaactaccaAGAGGTGAATGCTTTTTCTAGGCCCCATATTGAAATGAAGAGACACATAGATAATTATATCTCAAGGACAATGTTCAATAACAtctgtatttctatttatttttataaacctcctgtcattttattgttcattatttgtgttttttgtttttcagtgttaGAGTTGTTCAAAATTACATTGCAGTTCAAGATGGTTACTTTTATTGAAAGGTATAGGCTGTTTTTAATGTTACTAATTTCTTTTTATCTGAAAACAATTGTCACATTAcaataatatgaaattaaaatttcCTCAAAAACAAATAATGGCAAATCAATAAAATTGCAAGGGTCCTTATTCTATGTAAAGTTAAAAGAATACAGCTAGCTGGGTCACTCCTTAAAGCAGCTTTTAATCAATGTAGAGTGATGCATGTCTTCAGCTTTAAGCCTTTCATCTTTTGTGTTCTTCATACTCTAAGTTGCAGTGTGTGACACTCCAGGGTTGCTACCAGTTTTTGGGATTTTCCTTTTACTTCAAAGGTAATCTATTGAAGTATAGTATGTATCTGCTTTTTACTTCTAAAATCTGGATTCTTGTttattcaataattaaaaaaaatattttcattttcatgtaatCCTGAGGGGAAATGTGCAAAAACACACCATACAATGTATTACTAAGTGCAGCACAAAACATGAAACCTGTGGTGTTTGTGTCAGCAGGGAATGAAACCTTTAAATCAAAGCTTTCTGCTGATAGCTTCTTAAAATACTTTTGCCTGGTTCTGTATTAATAacttactaaagaaaaaaaagtgctgggaccttaaaaataaagtaacataatAAGTGCATGATAtagacatataaaaaaataagagtttACTGTAGTTTATATGATAAGTTTATTGGACATTTGACAGagtaatacaatttaagatatttacagagtaaataaaataaaaagcaagcaaaGAAAAAAGGTCAACAATTTTCTCCTTTCAAGAGCGGCACCTTCAAAGTGGGTATTGAACAGCCTTACACTGTCTTACGAAGCAAAGGAAATGCTTATAACATGGTTAGTTTGCCTAATTTTATGAATATTGAGCTTAGTCtgatttatgttttaattcttAACATACAAGAATTATAGTTAAAATAGTAATTATTATTGATCAATAGCTTGGCTACTTGACTTATCCCTTGGAAGGCTGCAAGACGCTCAGGTTTTTATTGTAATGTAACATTCATAAAACTCTCATAACCCAACTGAGGATCATGGGAGTCTGGCACCTGCCCCAataacactgggtgcaaggtgtAAACAGCCATTTCAGGGTTCACTCACGTACACATCCACACTCTCACTGATTTGCTTGACCTAACACACACACCATAAATCCATGCAAATGTGCCAACCCCACATAGATGATGACCACTTTGCCAGGCAGATTTTCATTGCAGCCAGGCTGCATTATCAAACACATCCTGGTTTTGCTAAGACTTTTAAGGTaaaactttagtttaggtactgcaagaATGCATCTCTCACTTAATTACTGACCTTAACCGAGGCTTTTTTTGGTCTTCATTACTTTTATAAAACGTCAGCAGatgggttattcatctctgtgcagtgtggcataataAGACCCTTTGTAAAATTACTTGATAATATGAAGgatttgcagtttttttaattaagtgtGTAATATCAAGAGATATGTGTCCCACTTAAGGCACCTCTGAATACTCCAAAGTGAAATTATTTTAGTAGATCCCATTGCACAGATGAATGaatactttactgatgctttgtaagtgttattaacACCAAAAGAAGTCTCAGTTAAGGTCTTGTTAGTTAAGAGTAAGCGAATAAttgatgcatttttgtagtatCCAAACTAAAGTGTCACGGTTTTTAGTTTTAAAGAATTATGGTCAGCAGAACTGCAATCTACTTGTCTGGGATACTTGCCAGGCACTCTTTagtcaaacatttttaatttaatgaaaccATTACACTACACAGTTGACCATTCACTGCTGTTAGTACCCAAGCCTGATAGAGCAaactatttagaaaaaaaaataagagttatATACAGAAAGTAATAactaatactagccaacccgcggcgtaccatacgctgcataatcaggccggttttttaataatttttaagcacagggagaaaattaacatttgaaaaatcggtaatgtaataaatcagcaagaaaagcaacattgtaacaatgcacggaacgaaccaacacacaatcgtccgtgactgaaaactggtggacgtcatcgtgccttctcctgccagacggaggaatgggggtgcacggcgctcagtgtggaacgggaggagatgagaaggacgtccattcagctccctccatcatgctagtctgctgatttctcgttcagtatgcactgcccgctcatgtgcccacctccaactcgtcacttaagtcgtcgtctttacacagtctagatgcacctgtgacttatgtagacatttcattgctctgtgcggttttggctgcttttctatatataatccaccaagacacccgaccacggtagtagcgaggtgggaggggggtgtgtacaaagggtagggacgcaaccagtgggaccgtatgagtcgcacttagtgggaattccacggtttgcagcctgaatggggctcaacggcttacccacgcctctctgcgccggttagacacacgctcaatctcatgcataattatttattgaatgctaaacacttctggaaagacacggttgtctaaaacgggttggtgcgagaatacaacagtaagtgaatgaaaagatggaactctggagagagcaaaatacaacacaatagtgaacccgcagcataacaaacgccgcgtggctcagatgTGCATATGGACTCTTAGCACAGACTatagggactaactgggtggtcggtgagtttttgcgtccgggcaaatgggcaggcagagtgaatgcctagagagcgagggtagacgccggccagtgaaaaaggagtgttggtgggcagggaaatgtcttccgtgttcctgcaggagcatctaagaagacacatgtttgtcgcagatgtgaatagctgtatgtagcgtgtaaaacagtttgctatggtgcacgcggtcgtgcgtcgtaaccgaaaactcggtttttaaagactgcttacttcattgtgctttaacctcagttgtaaaggattgttttaaggatcccatgggatacccctcgcaaaccatttcacacgctgcatatggcgattcacctccgcgagaaacatgcctctatgaacagtcaatgtagctCGGAGGTACGTAACATTAACCTGACCaacactgcatgtggcctctatgacagatgaatataaatgacagcattttttctgtgtcgtcacgtccgagttggtgggcgtggccctgccagttgtcgtcatatccaatggtctttgAGTtggtggctccttcctgcgtgcgccataggtgtctcacttgtcggcttagtgaatccacgccccttccggcgtgctttccatggttgtcttgccttagtgaattatatatatagatacttcaAATGAAAAGGACCTCTGTGGGCCTTCTGGCTACATCATATAGCATTGCTTTGTAtacattctatatttattaaaaaacaacaaagtaagcattttaattaaaggcaaaaattacaatgaaaaccagcagccttTGCAACCTTCCATGGGCTGAGCACCCAAgctctgatgtacagtatatgaattttGGGGTAGGAGATGCCAAACACATTGTTCACAAAAGCATGTTTGAaaatccttacatttatatattgtgtatatatatatatatatatatatatatatatatatataaaaaatccaacgTATGTCTATCtgactgtatgtctgtctgcatttcacaaaagaactacttaacggatttagagcaggttttttttctataatttgcttgaacattccggttgattttgtgacttctctcatcaaactaagtatcacagttcggttgtggcactgatttatttgtgcgaatccgagagagacactgTGGGCTGAGGGGATGTGGGTGAggccctcctcattcacatgCCAACCTCCATTCAAATCATTCTACCTCTCGCCAGATGTTGAAGTGTACATTGattccacttagctagcgatacctgtttgttcaacagacactATCATccacagattgttaaggagtaatgtttgacatttttgagagagagatacagagctacatgtgttttagagggtagctgctgattgccagagttATCATAACCTTGTACTTTTCTTCCCATGtgggggatgctctcccatcagaactgaacacaatcagatgcagtgccaacgtttgaacagaattacatttaaaaaatttttttattgatttttaaaaattttgtcctgtttcactactacatgggctgAGCCATGGGAGAAAGCTAGcagttcatatttttaaaatcagcacaaaaaagaaaactttgatgTTTTTATTGAAAAAGATTTTGCATGtaaaaaattatcttttttttagcTGTGAAGAGCAACTAATGCAAAAAAATACTTTactataaaatcaaaaatatgcaaaaatcttAACAGTGACATTTcagtgtaaaataaatgaatacagtatCACATGGGTAAACTCTGTTAACCAGCATTTTCTGAAATGGTTTCTTGCATAACAGTGCTGTTTATGGCTTTCATCTGTGCTGGTGGAGTCTCCAGCTACTTGGCAACAGACGTGTCCTGTCCCCGAGACTGAGAATTGATTtggaaatggataaatggatggtgCTATACTGTGCACAATGCAGTGACATTTGACAAAAATCGCTGGCCTTAAAGACCAGACTCAAGAAGACGCCACTTTAGACCTCTGACTACCTATATTTATTCTTCTCCTTTCAACCTTACTGTTACTGGATTACTGACAGCACTCTATAATGGCAAAACAgttattgttttatgattttattcCTTGTATGGATTTATTACTTACATGACCAATTACCTGGGATTTTCAGAACTCCCAGAAAAATGTTCTACCCTACTTTATTAGGATTCAGTGCAGTCACTGCTATTTACTAGTCAGTTAGTTTGGAACAATATTAACTTTTTTAGGAGACAAATACCCAATAATGTCCCTGGAGTAGAGGCAGTCAGCAGTTAGCTGTCAGTGTGGCGGAGTAACAGAAACTAATGAATATAAGGTGATATCACTTGTATTGGGAGATGAGGTACAGACTCCATTTCTGGTATTGGAATTATAAACTGAAGATGTTTCAGTTCGATATATCTGTGCTTGCATTTTACAACACCCAAATCtgctcattaaaataaaaaaatctctcttaaatgtctttgtaaagatGGCATAAAAGAATGGATTGGCACAAGAGTTGATGGGATAAAATAGGACTAGCAGCACTTTGGAATGTGTGACTGTGATCAGTGGTACCTTGAAGGAGGCAGAGATAGCGAAAAAGGAGATCGGAGACATGCAAAGAAAATCTGTGAAGATCAAGATGGCCATACGTTTGGCAATTCTCATATCACTGTTTGAAGAGTTGAAATTTGGATTTCGGACAGTAAAGTAGATTTTTAAGTAGCAAATGCAAATGGTGATAAATGCAATGACATTGAGCAAAAGTATAAACACAATGTATGCTTGAGAGTGTAAGGACTCTATGTCCATTGGCAAACAGATGCTGACTTTCATGTAACTGCTGACACCAATGAGTGGGAGCAAGGCTATGATGACAGCAAAAATCCAGCCACCGATCATGATGGCCAAGGCGTGACGAAGACGGACCTTTCTCTCAAGCTGCATTGCATAGGTGATGGTATGCCATCTTTCCAATGTGATAACAGTCAAGGTGAAAACTGAGAATTCGCTGGCAAAGACTGTGAGAAACCCTGCTGTGCTACACCCAGCACCAGTCTGCCAATCTATTCCATAGTTGTAGTACTGAGATTTGGTATGGATATCCACAGATGCAATCAGTAGCAGGTAGATTCCCATGATCAGGTCTGCAAAAGCCAAATTACACATCAGGAAACGGGGCACGGTGAGCTTGTATCGACTTGTTAGCAGCACAATTAATACAGCAAAGTTTCCCAAGATGGCGAGAATGCTGATTATCCAAATGAGAATCCGTAGAAAAATATTTCCCATAATATCTTCACATGGATTAAAGGCATCTGGTTTTGGAGAACAAATGACTTTAGTCTTTTCTCTGCAGAACTCATTATACCAGTGAGGTTCTCCTTCGCTG from Polypterus senegalus isolate Bchr_013 chromosome 16, ASM1683550v1, whole genome shotgun sequence encodes:
- the fshr gene encoding follicle-stimulating hormone receptor isoform X2, yielding MLRRLPEDAFSGLYDLQSIMISENELLEEIGPNVFANHLNLFEITIAKSRNLVFISQDAFKNLPYLKYLTISNTGLKILPNLSKINSRQHDFLFDLEDNINIEVISTNAFLGLSKSNIRELRLPKNGIREIERYAFNGTEVEKLVLMGNHHLTKIHKDAFLGADGPLVLDISKTSISVLPTSMLTKIRRLSATSAYNLKKLPNMDIFSSLTEANLTYPSHCCAFATSKKNQSTRHSLCSISNISEGEPHWYNEFCREKTKVICSPKPDAFNPCEDIMGNIFLRILIWIISILAILGNFAVLIVLLTSRYKLTVPRFLMCNLAFADLIMGIYLLLIASVDIHTKSQYYNYGIDWQTGAGCSTAGFLTVFASEFSVFTLTVITLERWHTITYAMQLERKVRLRHALAIMIGGWIFAVIIALLPLIGVSSYMKVSICLPMDIESLHSQAYIVFILLLNVIAFITICICYLKIYFTVRNPNFNSSNSDMRIAKRMAILIFTDFLCMSPISFFAISASFKVPLITVTHSKVLLVLFYPINSCANPFFYAIFTKTFKRDFFILMSRFGCCKMQAQIYRTETSSVYNSNTRNGVCTSSPNTSDITLYSLVSVTPPH
- the fshr gene encoding follicle-stimulating hormone receptor isoform X1, with translation MQARWIYLLLLAWATYTECHMCSVNGTMRTFSCMGSKVTEMPRHIPQNTMLIEFKLTMLRRLPEDAFSGLYDLQSIMISENELLEEIGPNVFANHLNLFEITIAKSRNLVFISQDAFKNLPYLKYLTISNTGLKILPNLSKINSRQHDFLFDLEDNINIEVISTNAFLGLSKSNIRELRLPKNGIREIERYAFNGTEVEKLVLMGNHHLTKIHKDAFLGADGPLVLDISKTSISVLPTSMLTKIRRLSATSAYNLKKLPNMDIFSSLTEANLTYPSHCCAFATSKKNQSTRHSLCSISNISEGEPHWYNEFCREKTKVICSPKPDAFNPCEDIMGNIFLRILIWIISILAILGNFAVLIVLLTSRYKLTVPRFLMCNLAFADLIMGIYLLLIASVDIHTKSQYYNYGIDWQTGAGCSTAGFLTVFASEFSVFTLTVITLERWHTITYAMQLERKVRLRHALAIMIGGWIFAVIIALLPLIGVSSYMKVSICLPMDIESLHSQAYIVFILLLNVIAFITICICYLKIYFTVRNPNFNSSNSDMRIAKRMAILIFTDFLCMSPISFFAISASFKVPLITVTHSKVLLVLFYPINSCANPFFYAIFTKTFKRDFFILMSRFGCCKMQAQIYRTETSSVYNSNTRNGVCTSSPNTSDITLYSLVSVTPPH